A genomic region of Magnolia sinica isolate HGM2019 chromosome 6, MsV1, whole genome shotgun sequence contains the following coding sequences:
- the LOC131248544 gene encoding large ribosomal subunit protein uL1, whose amino-acid sequence MSKLQSDALREAISQVVGDAKEKNRKFTETIELQIGLKNYDPQKDKRFSGSVKLPHIPRPKMKVCMLGDAQHVEEAEKIGLDYMDVEGLKKMNKNKKLVKKLAKKYHAFLASEAIIKQIPRLLGPGLNKAGKFPTLVSHQESLESKVNETKAMVKFQLKKVLCMGVAVGNCGMEEKQVFQNVQLSVNFLVSLLKKNWQNVRCLYLKSTMGKTYRVF is encoded by the exons TAAGcttcagagtgatgccttgaggGAGGCTATCAGCCAGGTTGTTGGTGATGCCAAGGAGAAGAACCGCAAGTTTACGGAGACCATTGAGCTCCAAATTGGGCTGAAGAACTATGACCCGCAGAAGGACAAGCGTTTCAGTGGCTCTGTGAAGTTGCCTCATATTCCCCGCCCTAAAATGAAAGTCTGCATGCTTGGGGATGCACAGCATGTTGAAGAG GCAGAGAAGATAGGGTTAGATTACATGGATGTGGAAGGGTTGAAGAAgatgaacaaaaataaaaagttggTGAAGAAGCTTGCAAAGAAATACCATGCCTTCCTTGCTTCCGAGGCCATTATCAAGCAGATTCCGAGGCTTCTTGGCCCAGGTCTCAACAAGGCAGGTAAGTTTCCAACTCTAGTTTCCCACCAGGAGTCCTTGGAATCAAAGGTAAACGAGACCAAAGCAATGGTCAAGTTCCAGCTCAAGAAGGTCCTCTGCATGGGGGTTGCTGTGGGGAACTGCGGCATGGAGGAGAAGCAAGTTTTCCAAAATGTGCAGCTCAGCGTCAATTTCCTTGTCTCACTATTGAAGAAGAACTGGCAGAAT GTGCGGTGCTTGTATCTGAAGAGTACAATGGGAAAGACATACAGAGTCTTCTGA